Proteins encoded in a region of the Vicia villosa cultivar HV-30 ecotype Madison, WI linkage group LG5, Vvil1.0, whole genome shotgun sequence genome:
- the LOC131601899 gene encoding uncharacterized protein LOC131601899 produces MISILAQERLLGASLGVILTSVVVFEQRRYIFASISDSTSHPKVREPIFGKKSRSEFAHSWNRTVDQTFGPLIKSLSSRGW; encoded by the exons ATGATTAGCATTCTCGCCCAG GAACGGTTATTGGGAGCTTCCCTGGGTGTGATATTGACGAGTGTGGTTGTTTTTGAGCAACGCAGATACATCTTCGCTTCTATTTCCGATTCCACATCTCACCCTAAG GTTAGAGAACCCATATTTGGGAAGAAATCACGTTCTGAATTTGCACATTCATGGAACAGAACTGTGGATCAGACATTTGGACCTTTGATAAAGTCTCTCAGCTCTCGTGGATGGTAG
- the LOC131606935 gene encoding UDP-glycosyltransferase 79A6-like has protein sequence MSISKIHVVMFPYLGFGHIGPFVHLSNKLFSHGIQISFLSPSYNIPRIKSTFNLNPSIQIIPLNFPNNIPGNTFELHPDMFGALFQAIDLMQDQVKTILLKLKPHFVFFDFAHNWIPKIASELGIKSVHFSVYSAISGSYLSLHSRLSVAEVEKRDITYEDLKSSPFEYPQESKTSLQTFQARIIFMMLFQRFGDSPTGSDRIMQVLSECSLIVLKTCKEIEGPYIDYLQNQLKKPILCSGVLVPDPSMDVLDEKWTRWLDNFPTKSVILCSFGSETFLSDDQINELAIGLELTNSPFILVLNFPSNLNVEVEMERALPKGFIERVKNRGVVHSGWLQQQLVLNHSSVGCYVCHAGFSYVIEAIVNDCQLVLLPYAYVDF, from the coding sequence ATGAGTATTAGTAAGATTCATGTAGTTATGTTTCCTTACCTTGGATTTGGTCACATTGGTCCATTTGTTCATCTATCCAACAAACTATTCTCTCATGGAATTCAAATCTCATTCTTGTCACCTTCCTATAACATTCCCAGAATCAAATCAACCTTCAATCTCAATCCTTCCATCCAAATCATTCCCCTTAACTTCCCTAATAACATACCCGGTAACACTTTCGAATTACACCCTGACATGTTTGGTGCACTCTTTCAAGCAATAGACTTAATGCAAGATCAAGTCAAAACCATTTTGTTGAAACTTAAACcccattttgttttctttgattttgcACATAATTGGATACCAAAAATAGCTTCTGAACTTGGCATCAAATCTGTTCACTTCTCTGTGTATTCTGCGATTTCGGGTTCTTATTTATCTCTACATTCAAGACTTTCTGTTGCTGAGGTTGAAAAAAGAGATATCACTTATGAGGACCTTAAGAGTTCTCCATTTGAGTATCCTCAAGAATCCAAAACTTCTCTTCAAACCTTCCAAGCAAGAATAATCTTCATGATGCTCTTCCAAAGATTCGGTGACAGCCCAACTGGTTCTGATAGAATCATGCAGGTACTTAGTGAATGCTCACTGATAGTGTTGAAAAcatgcaaggaaatagaaggtcCTTATATAGATTATTTACAAAACCAACTTAAAAAACCAATTCTTTGTTCTGGAGTACTTGTTCCAGACCCATCAATGGATGTGCTTGACGAAAAATGGACAAGATGGTTAGATAATTTTCCAACAAAGTCAGTCATATTATGTTCCTTTGGCAGTGAAACATTTCTAAGTGATGATCAAATCAATGAACTAGCAATTGGGTTGGAACTTACAAATTCACCTTTCATTTTGGTTTtaaattttccatcaaatttgaatgttgaggttgagatggaaagagcaTTACCAAAAGGTTTCATAGAGAGAGTGAAGAATAGAGGAGTTGTGCATAGTGGTTGGTTGCAGCAGcaacttgttttgaatcactcAAGTGTAGGGTGTTATGTGTGTCATGCTGGTTTTAGTTATGTGATTGAAGCTATAGTTAATGATTGTCAGTTGGTGTTGTTACCTTATGCTTATGttgatttttaa
- the LOC131601898 gene encoding UDP-glycosyltransferase 79A6-like, translating to MSISKIHVVMFPYLGFGHISPFVQLSNRLFSHGIQISFLSPSYNIPRIKSTFNLNPSIQIIPLNFPNSIANNTSELPPDMHDTLFQTIDLMQDQVKTILVKLKPHFVFFDFVQNWLPKIASELGIKSVRFSVYSAISTSYFSPHLRLSEKRDITYEDLKNSPFGYPQKYKTSLQTFQARIIFTMLFQRFGDNPTGSDRSAQILSECSLIVLKSCREIEGPYIDYFQNHLKKPVLCSGVLVPEPSTDVLDEKWTKWLDNFPTKSVILCSFGSETFLSDDQIGELANGLELTNSPFILVLNFPSNLSAEVELERALPKGFIQRVKNRGIVHGGWMQQQLVLSHSSVGCYVCHAGFSSVIEAIVNDCQLVLLPFKGDQFLNSKLIADDLKAGVEVKRNDEDGFFKKEDLLEAVKAVMVEVDKEPGKEMRENHMKWRKFLLDREIQNKFIVDLVVQLKSLT from the coding sequence ATGAGTATCAGTAAGATTCATGTGGTTATGTTTCCATACCTTGGTTTTGGTCACATTAGTCCATTTGTTCAACTATCCAACAGATTATTCTCTCATGGAATTCAAATCTCATTCCTGTCACCTTCATATAACATTCCCAGAATCAAATCAACCTTCAACCTCAACCCTTCCATCCAAATCATTCCCCTTAACTTCCCAAATAGCATAGCCAATAACACTTCTGAATTGCCCCCTGACATGCATGatacactctttcaaacaatagacTTAATGCAAGATCAAGTCAAAACCATTTTGGTGAAACTTAAACcccattttgttttctttgattttgtaCAAAACTGGCTGCCAAAAATAGCTTCCGAACTTGGCATCAAATCTGTTCGTTTCTCTGTCTATTCTGCAATTTCTACTTCTTATTTCTCTCCACATTTAAGACTTTCTGAAAAAAGAGACATTACTTATGAGGACCTTAAAAATTCTCCGTTTGGGTATCCTCAAAAATACAAAACTTCCCTTCAAACCTTCCAAGCCAGAATAATCTTCACGATGCTCTTCCAAAGATTTGGTGACAACCCAACTGGTTCTGATAGAAGTGCGCAGATACTTAGTGAATGCTCACTGATAGTATTGAAAAGTTGCAGGGAAATTGAAGGTCCATATATAGACTATTTTCAAAACCATCTTAAAAAACCAGTTCTTTGTTCTGGAGTACTTGTTCCAGAGCCATCAACGGATGTGCTTGATGAAAAATGGACAAAATGGTTAGATAATTTTCCAACAAAGTCAGTCATATTGTGTTCCTTTGGTAGTGAAACATTTCTAAGTGATGATCAAATCGGCGAACTAGCAAATGGGTTGGAACTCACAAATTCACCTTTCATTTTGGTtttgaattttccatcaaatctcaGTGCTGAGGTTGAGTTGGAAAGAGCATTACCAAAAGGTTTCATACAGAGGGTGAAGAATAGAGGAATTGTGCATGGTGGTTGGATGCAACAACAACTTGTTTTGAGTCACTCAAGTGTAGGGTGTTATGTGTGTCATGCTGGTTTTAGTTCTGTAATAGAAGCTATAGTTAATGATTGCCAGTTGGTGTTGTTACCTTTTAAGGGTGACCAGTTTCTGAATTCTAAGCTTATAGCTGATGATTTAAAAGCAGGGGTAGAGGTAAAAAGGAACGACGAAGATGGGTTTTTTAAGAAGGAGGATCTGTTGGAGGCTGTGAAAGCTGTTATGGTGGAAGTTGATAAAGAGCCTGGCAAAGAGATGAGAGAGAATCATATGAAATGGAGAAAGTTTCTGTTGGATAGGGAAATTCAGAACAAATTCATTGTAGATCTTGTTGTGCAGTTGAAGTCTTTGACTTAG